Proteins found in one Streptomyces sp. NBC_00461 genomic segment:
- a CDS encoding rhodanese-like domain-containing protein, with amino-acid sequence MTTDAVNAVLRVAPAAPAEAAAHFRASLAFHADVSDVAAALAAGGDPGFVVLDSRSTESWDQGHVPGALHLPTALIPEQAVQLLDKSVPVVTYCWGPGCNGATRAALALAELGYRVKEMLGGFEYWVREGFAYETWEGRERRAADPLTAPKNSEDCGC; translated from the coding sequence ATGACCACTGACGCCGTGAACGCCGTCCTCCGGGTTGCTCCTGCCGCCCCGGCCGAGGCCGCCGCCCACTTCCGCGCGAGCCTCGCCTTCCACGCCGACGTGTCGGATGTCGCCGCCGCACTCGCGGCCGGCGGCGACCCCGGGTTCGTCGTCCTGGACTCCCGCTCCACCGAGTCCTGGGACCAGGGCCACGTCCCCGGCGCGCTCCACCTGCCGACCGCGCTCATCCCCGAGCAGGCCGTACAGCTCCTCGACAAGTCCGTCCCGGTGGTCACGTACTGCTGGGGTCCCGGCTGCAACGGCGCGACCCGCGCGGCGCTCGCCCTCGCCGAACTCGGCTACCGCGTCAAGGAGATGCTCGGCGGCTTCGAGTACTGGGTGCGCGAGGGCTTCGCGTACGAGACCTGGGAGGGCCGCGAGCGTCGCGCCGCCGACCCGCTCACGGCGCCGAAGAACTCGGAGGACTGCGGCTGCTGA
- a CDS encoding Lrp/AsnC family transcriptional regulator, whose protein sequence is MTVFSPDATDWRILDVLQREGRASFAELARAVSMSPSAVTERVRRLEEAGVIQGYAAVVDPERLGLPILAFVRLRYPNGNYKPFRDLVAVTPEILEAHHVTGDDCFVIKVAARSMRHLEEVSGRIGALGSVTTSVVYSSPLPRRPLGH, encoded by the coding sequence GTGACCGTGTTTTCCCCGGACGCCACCGACTGGCGCATCCTCGACGTCCTCCAGCGTGAGGGCCGGGCCAGCTTCGCCGAGCTGGCCCGCGCCGTCTCCATGTCCCCGAGCGCGGTCACCGAACGGGTGCGCCGCCTGGAGGAGGCGGGCGTCATTCAGGGGTACGCGGCCGTCGTGGACCCCGAGCGGCTGGGGCTGCCGATCCTGGCGTTCGTGCGGCTGCGCTATCCGAACGGGAACTACAAGCCCTTCCGCGACCTGGTCGCCGTCACGCCCGAGATCCTGGAGGCGCACCACGTCACGGGCGACGACTGCTTCGTCATCAAGGTCGCCGCCCGGTCGATGCGCCACCTGGAAGAGGTGTCGGGCAGGATCGGCGCGCTCGGCTCGGTGACCACGAGCGTCGTCTACTCCTCGCCGCTGCCCCGACGCCCCCTCGGCCACTGA